The segment GGTATCTCCTCCCGGTCTGTCTCGCCTGCCTGCTCGCCCACAGCCTGGCGCTGGCGGAATTCTACGCCTATCCGGTTGGCCCGCAGGTCGCGACCAATATGGTTTTCGGCGCCGGCGTGATCTTCTCGCTCGTCGCGTCCTATACGATGGAGCGCGATCTGCGACTGCATTATCTGCTCTCGCTTCGCGACCGGGCGCTCAATTCGGAACTCGACCGGATGAGCCGGCGCGACATGCTGACCGGCCTCGGCAATCGCCGCGCCCTCGAGGAAACGCTCGCGGACTGCGAACCCTCAATCGGACAGCCCGATGATTTCTCGGTCGTGCTGATCGACATCGACCATTTCAAGATGTTCAACGACACGGCGGGCCACCAGGCGGGCGATCTCTGCCTCAAGCGGGTCGCCGGAATTGTCCAGGCCGAATTGCGCGGGCAGGCCGACCTCGTCTTCCGCTTCGGCGGTGAGGAATTCATCGTCGTGCTGCCGAAAACAACGCTGTCCAAGGCAATCGAGATTGCCGAGCGGATGCGGTGCGCCATCGAGGCAGCGGCGATTCCACATCCTGCACCCGCCGCCGCCCCGGTTGTGACCGCGAGTTTCGGCATCGCCGGGACTAGGCTCGGCCATCGCCTCGGGGCGGTCGAGATCATCGCCAATGCCGATAGCGCGCTCTATGCGGCCAAGCGAAGCGGCCGAAATCAGGTGTGGCCACGCCCGGCCAGCCTCGACACCATCGCGACGATGGACAGGGCACTCCGGAAAGCGTGAGTGGCGCCCAAAGGCAAGGCGCCGACGTCTTAGAGCGCGGTCTTGGAGCGGCGTCGTGGAGATGTCATAGAACTCAACGCTAGATCATCGAAGCTCTGCCTTAAGCCTACGAGTTGGACATGCCGCTTATGAATTCGCCCGCCAAGACGACTCTCGTGCCTTTCACCATCATTTTCCTCGCACTGACATCAATTGCGCGCGCCGGTGATGCCGGTTCCCCCGATCTCGACGCATTGCGCCTGCTGGCGCCGGTAAGCGCCCTTGGCGTGCCACCGCAAGACAAGACGGGCGCGTTGGCCGCCAATCTCAAGGTGACGCAGCAAATTCAGAACGGCAGCGCCAAACAACCGCTGTTGCAGGACTTCAAGATTCAGCAACAGCAGGCGCTACGCGACGCCTTCATTACCAAAGACAATGCCGTCGAATTTGCAGACGGCCTCGGCAGCGAACTCGGCGGCCTCTACCAGTCCGCGGCCAAATATACGAGCACGGACGATGGCCTGACGGCGAGCGGCATAAACATCTCGCCAGCCCTCGAGACCCTGTTCTACATCGCGAATGCCGAAGAGAATAAAGCGTCCGGCACGGCCAAATATTTCTTCGCCGACGGGAAAGCGGACAAGAAGGCCTGCCTTTGGAGCAAGGCGCATG is part of the Methylovirgula ligni genome and harbors:
- a CDS encoding GGDEF domain-containing protein, which translates into the protein MAGNTDDISLPESLDPKAIDAAIAERSWLLRFPPQLEAMFERDTGPQRCHELIVRAYIGIIVYNLFAIADLWAAPHLFMTAFWVRVVFFTPVSLALTASLYLSPPAFLRESIMCLGGGALAIGTIIYLMAASGGSPQPSLHESMILVVLFLTVVQRVRFWYLLPVCLACLLAHSLALAEFYAYPVGPQVATNMVFGAGVIFSLVASYTMERDLRLHYLLSLRDRALNSELDRMSRRDMLTGLGNRRALEETLADCEPSIGQPDDFSVVLIDIDHFKMFNDTAGHQAGDLCLKRVAGIVQAELRGQADLVFRFGGEEFIVVLPKTTLSKAIEIAERMRCAIEAAAIPHPAPAAAPVVTASFGIAGTRLGHRLGAVEIIANADSALYAAKRSGRNQVWPRPASLDTIATMDRALRKA